The sequence below is a genomic window from Streptomyces sp. B21-105.
ATCTTCCGCCGGGAGATCGCGGCGTCGGGCGATCCCGAGGAGACCCGGGAGCAGTGCATCCGGTCCTACCAGGAGGAGTTGATGCATCCCTACTACGCGGCCGAGCACGGACTGGTCGACGACGTCATCGACCCCGCGCACACCCGGGAGACCCTCGTCCGGGCGCTGGAGATGCTGGAGGGCAAACGTGCCTCCCTGGCGCCGCGCAAACACGGCAACCCCCCGATGTAGCCATGACCGCCGACCCGTTGTTCACGATCCGTTCCGGACGGCCGACCGAGCAGGAGATCGCCGCACTCACCGTCGCGCTGCTGACCCGCCTGCACCGGTCCGCCGCGGATCCGTCCGCGGTGGCCGCCTGGGCACAGCGCACCCCCGACGTGCCGGTCGTGGCGGGCCTCGCGGACTGGCCCGGCCCGGACCGGCCCGCGACGACCGTGTGGGGGAGCCGCTCCGGCGGCCCGGACGCCGGGCCGGCCGGCAGCGGCTGGGGGGACCCGACCGGCGCGGACGCCCCGCCCGAGACCGGCTGGGGAAGCCGGCCCGTCCCGGATCAGCCACCCGGCCCGGAGCAGCCCGCGACGGCGGGCTGGCCGGGCCTGCCCTGACGCCCGGACCGGTCTTGGCGTCCGGGCTTGGCCTGGCGTCCGGGCTGGCCCTGACTTTGGGGTTCGCCTTGCCGGGCGGGGCCCCGCGCGGCGTCCGGGCTTGGCCTGGCGGCCGGGCTTGCTCTGGCGTCGGGCCCTGCTCTGGCGTCGGGCCCTGCTCTGGCATCGCAGGGTCGCCTTGTCGGCAGGACCCGGTTTGCCGGGTGGGACTGCTCCGCGCGAAGGGGGGTGACGCGATCGCGTCACCCCCCTTCGCGTGTGCCGGCCCGGTCTGACGGCCGTCGTCGCTCAGGCGTGGCACACCGGGAGGCCTCCGTGGAACTGCGTCATCTCGCCGAACGCCGTCGCCACGTCGATCGGCGCACCCGGCACCGCTCCGGCGAGCTCGGCGTAGGCGCGGTGCAGGTTGCCGACGATGCGTTCGGCGTCCAGGAAGGCGGCCCACGCGCCCAGTTCGGTGCACCGGGCCGTCTCCAGCGCCGACCGTCCGGCCCGCAGGCCCGACTCCGCGACCTCCAGCAGCCAGTTCAGGTAGGCGGCGGTCTCGTCCAGCAACTCGGCCCCGCCGACCGGCCCGTGACCGGGCACCACCGTCTCCGCGCCGAGCGCGCGCAGCCCTCCGATCGCCTCCAGCGACCCCGTGACCGAACCCATCAGACAGAACGGTGTGCTCCCCGACCACACGACGTCCCCGGTGAACAGGACGCCCTCGTCGGGCAGCCACACCACCGTGTCGCCGGTGGTGTGGGCCGTCCCCGGGTGCAGCAGCGCGATGCGCCGGCCGCCCGAGTGGACGGCGGCCTCGTCGCCCCGGTAGGTCACGTCGGGCCCGAGGACCGGCGTCTCCCCCCACTCCACGTCCGGCCACAGTCCGCGCAGCCCCGCGCCCGCCGCTATCTGGTCACGGGCGCAGTTCTCGTGGGCGATGATCGTCGCCCGCGGCTTGAAGTAGGAGTTGCCGAAGGTGTGGTCGCCGTGGAAGTGGGTGTTGACGACGAAGTCCGGCCCGGCCGGCGCCAGCGCGCCCACCGCCTCGGCCAGGACCCGGGTACGGCGTTCGGTGGCGGCCGTGTCGACCAGCACCGCACACTCCCCGTCGAGGATCAGCCCCGCGTTGTTCAGGCACCACCCGCCG
It includes:
- a CDS encoding acyl-CoA carboxylase epsilon subunit, with protein sequence MTADPLFTIRSGRPTEQEIAALTVALLTRLHRSAADPSAVAAWAQRTPDVPVVAGLADWPGPDRPATTVWGSRSGGPDAGPAGSGWGDPTGADAPPETGWGSRPVPDQPPGPEQPATAGWPGLP
- a CDS encoding MBL fold metallo-hydrolase, whose translation is MTLQQVRSEMREVAPSVYAWIQPDGGWCLNNAGLILDGECAVLVDTAATERRTRVLAEAVGALAPAGPDFVVNTHFHGDHTFGNSYFKPRATIIAHENCARDQIAAGAGLRGLWPDVEWGETPVLGPDVTYRGDEAAVHSGGRRIALLHPGTAHTTGDTVVWLPDEGVLFTGDVVWSGSTPFCLMGSVTGSLEAIGGLRALGAETVVPGHGPVGGAELLDETAAYLNWLLEVAESGLRAGRSALETARCTELGAWAAFLDAERIVGNLHRAYAELAGAVPGAPIDVATAFGEMTQFHGGLPVCHA